The sequence below is a genomic window from Nocardia fluminea.
CCAGGCTCAGCCGCCGGTATCCGCGTTCGCGGGCTGCCGCGACCAGGTGGGCGAGCACGGCCCCTGCCACACCACGGCCGGTGTGCCCGTCGGCGGTGCGCATGGACTTGATCTCGGCGTGCTCGGGGTCCAGTTCCTTCAACGCGCCGCACCCGACGAGGTCGTCGCCGGACCAGGCGCTCCACACCGTCACCGCGGGATCGCGCAGGGCGGTGAGGTCGAGGGCGTGCATGCTGCAGGCGGGCGTGGTGTCGGCCATCTCCGCGTGGTGTGCGGCCAGCAGAGCCCGGATTTCCGCGCCGGTGAGGTCATCGGCCACCACACGGAGCTGGTCGACCGCGGCAGTCGGGTTATCGGTCATCAGTCCAGTTTGCAGATCGAGGTTCACGCCGGTCGAGCCGGGCCGGTCACGGGAAGTCTCGCGAGCGTACTGAGAGCACCGCGCATGGGTCATTGCGGTGGTCACCGGGGCGAGGTGACCAGATGCGGTGCGCCCTCACAGAAACCGCCCCGGAGCGTCGTCCCGGGTGCGAGCATGGTCGTGCGGGTGTCGACTCGAAAGTGGTGGGGTGTGGCCGATTTCGTGGAGCAGTATGCGTTCGTGCGGTGGCCGGTGGTCGCCGCGTTCGTGCTGGCGACGTGCATCGTGGCGACCCGGCTGACCAGGCGGACCCCGCTCACGCACCGGATCGATACCGCCTCCGACAGCGCGCACCTGCTCATGTGCCTGGTGATGCTGACCATGCTGGTGTTCCCCGCCGCCACCGACCCGCACGCGATGCGCGCGCTGCTCACCGCCCTGACCGTGGCGTTCGCGATCCTGCTCGCCGAACGTGTCATGGGGTGGCTCACCGGGTCGGCACCCGACGGCGTGGTGGCACTGGGCTATCACACCGTCGCCGCCGCGGCGATGCTGTACGCGATGGCCGGGCACGGGGCGGTGCACGGCGCCGGTGGGGCGAGCTGGCCCGCCGTGGTGCTGGCGGTGCTGTTCGGCCTCGACGCGCTGCTCGCGCTCGGTACGGCGGGTCACCGGTCGGCCTGGCACCGCTTCGTTCATCCCGCCGGTGCCCACCCGCTGACCTCGGCGCTGGTGCCCCATGTGGTGATGGATATCGGGACCGCGTTCATGCTGATCGCCGCGTTCGGGCGGTGAATACCGATCCACAACCGCTCGTGCTGCGAATTGCCTTAGTGCGGGCAGGAATTCGACGATGAGTGGGCAGCGCGGTCCCCAACCGCCGCCGGGGTCGCGCGGCGGCGGTCCGCGCATACCCCCGATCGTGGCCGGCGCCGACGATCGCGAGGAGATGCGCGCGCTCTACCGTGCCACCGGCGCCGCGGCGTTCGGGCTGGCCCTGCGGGTGCTGCACCGTCGCGGTGCCGCCGAAGATGTTGTTCGCGAGGGCTATCGGCGGGCGAGGGCCGCGCAGTGGATCGTCGACGAGGACGACGCGGGCCGGGAACCCGATCGCCCCGCCGGGCGATCCGGAGACGACACCGCGTCCGTCCCGCCGTCGCGGCCGGGCCCGGACCTCGGGACACCGTGGGGACGTTCGGCGTTCGTCGCGACCGAACAACGATCCGATCTGGCCTCCCACACCTACGGTGCGATGGACGTCGCCTTCGGTCGCGGCGTCGTCTACACCCACGACGGCGCCCGCGTGCCCGACAGTTCCGACGCCGATTCCGGCTCTTGTTCCGGGTTGCCGGACGACCTCGGCGCCGACCGCGCCGTTCCACTCCACCAGGGCGTCGAGGCCGCGGTTCCCGCCCCGCACCCGGACGACCCCGCAGTCCTCGGCAAGGCCGGTACCGATCGCGACGGCGCAGATCCACGGTCCTCGGGTCACCTCGACGACGATCTGCCGACCCCGGCCGGCATCGACACCGGACGGTTCGGGATGGACCAGCACAGTGCGCCTGTCCAGCTCGGTCACGACAGCCCGGCGTTCACCCCCGATCAGTCCTGGCTGCTCGCCCAGATCCATCGCCTCGCGGTCCAGCGCCTGCGGTTGGACCGCCGCGTCGGCGACGACATGCCGTGGCTGGCGGCCGCGGCCAGACTCGGCTTCGACGACCCGCTCGACAGCCACTGCGAGATCTTCGTCCTCGCCTACTACGGGGGCCGCACCTACCGGGCCATCGGCCGTGAACTGGGCCTGCGGGTACCGATGGTCACGCGGCTGCTGGCCGAGAGCATCGAACGGCTCGCCGAACAGCGGATTCCCCGGTGGACGGCCAAGCAGTCGTGGTGCCCACCCGGCTCGGTCCTGTCCTTGGCCGACGCCTACGCGCTCGACGCGGTCGCCGAACTCGAACACCACCACATCGAGAACAAACTCACCGCCACCACCCCGAACAGTCTGTCGCAGTTCGCCACCCGCGTGCGCGGTGTACACGAAGTGCTCGCACTGC
It includes:
- a CDS encoding RskA family anti-sigma factor, producing the protein MSGQRGPQPPPGSRGGGPRIPPIVAGADDREEMRALYRATGAAAFGLALRVLHRRGAAEDVVREGYRRARAAQWIVDEDDAGREPDRPAGRSGDDTASVPPSRPGPDLGTPWGRSAFVATEQRSDLASHTYGAMDVAFGRGVVYTHDGARVPDSSDADSGSCSGLPDDLGADRAVPLHQGVEAAVPAPHPDDPAVLGKAGTDRDGADPRSSGHLDDDLPTPAGIDTGRFGMDQHSAPVQLGHDSPAFTPDQSWLLAQIHRLAVQRLRLDRRVGDDMPWLAAAARLGFDDPLDSHCEIFVLAYYGGRTYRAIGRELGLRVPMVTRLLAESIERLAEQRIPRWTAKQSWCPPGSVLSLADAYALDAVAELEHHHIENKLTATTPNSLSQFATRVRGVHEVLALLAADDQHTPPRALETRILADLGTAPQRRGHWTARPPWLRRFGGQPES
- a CDS encoding GNAT family N-acetyltransferase yields the protein MTDNPTAAVDQLRVVADDLTGAEIRALLAAHHAEMADTTPACSMHALDLTALRDPAVTVWSAWSGDDLVGCGALKELDPEHAEIKSMRTADGHTGRGVAGAVLAHLVAAARERGYRRLSLETGAEDFFAPARRLYLRHGFTECGPFGSYDADPLSRYFTLALDPS
- a CDS encoding DUF5134 domain-containing protein — its product is MSTRKWWGVADFVEQYAFVRWPVVAAFVLATCIVATRLTRRTPLTHRIDTASDSAHLLMCLVMLTMLVFPAATDPHAMRALLTALTVAFAILLAERVMGWLTGSAPDGVVALGYHTVAAAAMLYAMAGHGAVHGAGGASWPAVVLAVLFGLDALLALGTAGHRSAWHRFVHPAGAHPLTSALVPHVVMDIGTAFMLIAAFGR